From Solibacillus isronensis, the proteins below share one genomic window:
- a CDS encoding uroporphyrinogen-III decarboxylase, translating to MKDTKFAELDMNKLDAIKQLEQKLNVTLIAYELSPAHQAHHEDAPIVINPS from the coding sequence GTGAAAGATACGAAATTTGCGGAACTGGATATGAATAAACTCGATGCAATTAAACAACTGGAGCAAAAATTAAATGTAACACTGATTGCGTATGAGCTCTCCCCGGCTCATCAAGCCCATCATGAGGACGCTCCAATAGTGATCAATCCTTCCTAA
- a CDS encoding DNA ligase D, which yields MKPMLLTDAPEIPLGDDWLYETKYDGYRSVLIWGKGNQSPLLKSRNGNVLNEKFPEIIRYCESIYDKIEAYLPLTFDGEVVYLLNDFQSKFSFVQKRGKMTNLKNIESNANTFPCHYIVFDLLKLKGKDKGNSRLTTRKQLLSDFFERLNLPGTVQYSDSRRLQMIDVFENPHLLWQKVKTYNGEGIIAKKRNSKWLEDTRTKSWLKIKNWKHVNVILKKFDQSNGFLNGAIYKEDKLMEIVSFKHGLSEEESKTLVAFFKTNGTLVTKSIFEIPPSICVTVACIDFDGSKLREPRFHSFQHHLEASDCSWQQMQRQLNPIPENVTVTNPDKPVFPASNITKDDYLYYLQTVAPIMLPFLQDRLLTVIRYPHGVPGESFYQKNYTENLPDYITTQLVDDTHFILCNNIESLLWLGNQLALELHIPFQPVTSKQPTEIVFDLDPPSVDDFGLAVDAALKFKTIMDYFELTSFVKTSGGKGMQIYIPLPPHKFSYEETGVFTEFICRFLAQQYPDFFTVERMKKNRGKRLYLDYVQHREGKTIIAPYSARGNDKGLIATPLLWEEVNEKLTPDFFTIPNVIKRLESIGNPFREFREAGERQSFQAVLEQIKGKQV from the coding sequence GTGAAACCAATGTTATTAACCGATGCACCTGAAATTCCGTTAGGTGATGATTGGTTATATGAAACTAAATATGACGGTTATCGTTCTGTTTTAATTTGGGGAAAAGGTAATCAATCACCATTACTGAAAAGCCGAAATGGAAACGTTTTAAATGAAAAATTCCCTGAAATTATTCGTTACTGTGAAAGTATTTATGACAAAATCGAAGCTTATTTACCGCTTACCTTTGACGGGGAAGTCGTTTACTTACTAAACGATTTTCAAAGTAAATTCTCGTTTGTGCAAAAGCGGGGCAAAATGACCAACCTAAAAAATATTGAATCGAACGCAAATACATTTCCATGCCATTATATTGTGTTTGATTTGCTGAAATTAAAAGGGAAAGATAAGGGAAATAGCCGGTTAACAACAAGAAAACAATTACTATCCGACTTTTTTGAACGTCTCAATTTACCTGGAACTGTTCAATATAGCGATTCAAGAAGACTCCAAATGATCGATGTATTTGAAAATCCGCATTTACTTTGGCAAAAAGTAAAGACCTATAATGGGGAAGGGATAATAGCAAAGAAGCGCAACAGCAAATGGCTGGAAGATACGAGAACGAAAAGCTGGCTGAAAATAAAAAACTGGAAGCACGTAAATGTCATTCTTAAAAAATTTGATCAGTCAAACGGTTTCTTAAATGGTGCAATATACAAAGAAGATAAGCTTATGGAGATTGTGTCGTTTAAGCATGGTTTATCTGAAGAAGAAAGCAAAACATTGGTCGCATTTTTTAAAACAAATGGTACGCTGGTGACGAAAAGTATATTTGAAATTCCTCCTTCAATTTGCGTAACCGTTGCTTGTATTGATTTTGACGGCAGTAAATTGAGAGAACCGCGCTTTCATTCTTTCCAGCATCATCTGGAAGCTTCAGATTGTAGCTGGCAGCAAATGCAAAGACAATTAAACCCGATTCCGGAAAATGTAACAGTCACAAATCCGGATAAACCGGTTTTTCCTGCAAGCAATATTACGAAGGATGATTATTTGTATTATTTGCAGACAGTTGCGCCGATAATGCTGCCTTTTCTGCAGGACCGGTTATTGACGGTCATCCGTTATCCTCACGGAGTTCCAGGAGAAAGCTTTTACCAGAAAAACTATACCGAAAATTTGCCGGATTATATTACGACGCAGTTAGTAGACGATACCCATTTCATTTTATGTAACAATATTGAATCACTTTTGTGGTTGGGCAATCAGCTCGCATTGGAATTGCATATTCCATTTCAGCCGGTCACTTCCAAGCAGCCGACTGAAATTGTATTTGATTTGGATCCACCGTCTGTTGATGACTTTGGATTGGCAGTAGATGCTGCACTGAAGTTCAAAACGATAATGGATTATTTTGAACTGACAAGCTTTGTTAAAACGTCAGGCGGAAAAGGTATGCAAATTTATATCCCATTGCCGCCTCACAAGTTCTCCTATGAAGAAACGGGTGTATTTACGGAGTTCATATGCAGATTCCTGGCACAGCAATATCCTGATTTCTTTACAGTCGAACGAATGAAGAAAAACAGAGGGAAAAGGCTGTATTTGGATTATGTCCAGCATAGGGAAGGAAAAACGATTATCGCACCATATTCAGCACGCGGCAATGATAAAGGACTAATCGCCACACCGTTGTTATGGGAAGAAGTAAACGAAAAATTAACGCCCGATTTTTTCACAATTCCAAATGTAATAAAGCGTTTAGAGAGCATAGGCAATCCATTTAGAGAGTTTAGGGAAGCAGGTGAGCGTCAGTCATTCCAAGCTGTTCTTGAGCAAATAAAAGGAAAGCAAGTGTAG
- a CDS encoding Ku protein, which produces MHTVWKGSISFGLVNIPVKLHAATENKDVKLRQLHKECHTPISYKKVCEGCQAEVKDEDIVKAYEYTKNKFVVLDEEDLENLRKENEDKSVEIIDFVKLEEIDPIYFEKTYYLSPDNTGGKAYVLLRKTLEESGKIGVAKITIRSKEQLAIVRVYKNTLVMEIIHFPDEVRDVGDVPNIPSVEAVVQKELDTALMLVEELTTEFDPTKYTDDYRTALMQLIEEKKAESTVVANERRPLPDNVTDLMSALQASLDKTKKPKTRKRTTTTRTKKNA; this is translated from the coding sequence ATGCATACTGTCTGGAAAGGTAGTATTAGTTTTGGCTTAGTGAATATTCCGGTAAAACTTCATGCGGCAACTGAAAATAAAGACGTCAAACTTCGGCAGCTCCATAAGGAATGTCATACACCAATCAGCTACAAAAAGGTTTGTGAAGGGTGTCAGGCAGAAGTGAAAGATGAAGATATCGTAAAGGCGTACGAGTATACAAAGAACAAATTCGTTGTTTTGGATGAAGAGGACTTGGAAAATTTGCGAAAAGAAAATGAGGATAAATCAGTAGAGATTATAGATTTTGTGAAGCTTGAAGAAATCGACCCGATTTATTTTGAAAAAACGTACTATTTATCCCCTGATAATACAGGTGGAAAAGCGTATGTACTGTTACGTAAAACGTTGGAGGAATCTGGTAAAATTGGGGTGGCTAAAATTACGATTCGGTCTAAAGAGCAATTGGCCATTGTCCGTGTCTACAAAAATACGCTCGTTATGGAAATCATTCATTTCCCGGATGAAGTGCGAGATGTCGGAGATGTACCGAATATACCGAGTGTCGAAGCAGTCGTTCAAAAGGAACTAGACACGGCCCTTATGCTTGTTGAAGAATTGACAACCGAGTTCGATCCGACCAAATACACAGATGATTACCGGACAGCACTTATGCAGCTGATAGAGGAAAAGAAAGCGGAAAGTACAGTTGTGGCAAACGAAAGACGACCGTTGCCTGATAATGTGACCGATTTAATGTCCGCATTACAAGCTTCACTCGATAAAACGAAGAAGCCGAAAACGAGAAAACGTACAACAACTACAAGGACGAAGAAAAATGCTTAG
- a CDS encoding glutathione peroxidase, translated as MSIYNYLVKKTNGEILSMETYRNQVMLVVNTASNCGFTFQYEDMQKLYERYADKGFTVLSFPCNQFGEQNPEDGETSARQCKLQFGVTYPVFDKIEVNGNETHPLFNYLKHEVDCPEFVRETMQQKHLYNTIQTNYPDYLIGRNIRWNFTKFLVDRNGRVIQRFEPDASFLDIEKAIEGLLETAAVK; from the coding sequence ATGAGCATTTATAATTATTTAGTGAAAAAAACAAACGGTGAGATTCTTTCAATGGAAACTTATCGTAATCAAGTAATGTTGGTTGTGAATACGGCAAGCAATTGCGGATTTACATTCCAATATGAAGACATGCAAAAGTTATATGAACGCTATGCAGATAAAGGGTTCACAGTACTTTCATTTCCATGCAACCAATTTGGCGAACAGAATCCGGAAGACGGGGAAACGTCTGCAAGACAGTGCAAGCTTCAGTTCGGTGTTACATATCCAGTGTTTGATAAAATCGAAGTGAATGGTAATGAAACTCATCCACTATTCAACTATTTAAAACACGAAGTTGATTGTCCGGAATTTGTTCGTGAGACAATGCAGCAAAAACATTTATACAATACAATTCAAACGAATTATCCGGATTACTTAATCGGCCGCAATATTCGCTGGAATTTCACAAAGTTTCTAGTAGACCGTAACGGCCGTGTCATCCAACGTTTTGAGCCGGATGCTTCCTTCTTGGATATCGAAAAGGCGATTGAAGGGCTGTTGGAAACTGCTGCTGTAAAATAG
- a CDS encoding erythromycin esterase family protein, whose amino-acid sequence MPRKLVAAIKEHALPFNEKSLNQIVKSIGNAKIVMIGEASHGTSEFYTVRAELTKLLINQKGFNIIAVEGDWPSAQAVNRYVKGYEEDDVNAAAILKESFNRWPQWMWANEEVEQFVEWLKNINNTLSTKVGFYGIDLYSLFESMDEVIQFLSENPKYKADFEHAKKAFSCFEPYNRMPEHYALSTAQFTDECVREVTDLLKSLRNNKEQYSNKHEEDLNVMMNALVAKNAETYYREMMQDAISWNTRDSHMVEAINELLKYHGDDAKIIIWEHNTHIGDASATSMKEDQMINVGQLIREQYGMDNTFAIGFGTYEGTVIAADSWGDPLQIIQVPSSKLNTWEGQLHAAGGQDKILIFTDENRKLFNDRIGHRAIGVVYHPEYEAYGNYVPSNVGSRYDAFIYIEQTKALKPL is encoded by the coding sequence ATGCCAAGAAAACTGGTAGCTGCAATAAAAGAGCATGCACTTCCCTTTAACGAAAAAAGTTTAAATCAAATCGTTAAATCGATTGGAAATGCCAAAATTGTGATGATCGGTGAAGCTTCACATGGTACTTCGGAGTTCTACACAGTCCGCGCCGAGCTAACGAAACTGCTGATTAATCAAAAAGGATTCAATATTATTGCGGTAGAAGGAGATTGGCCGTCTGCACAGGCAGTGAACCGCTATGTAAAAGGTTATGAAGAGGATGATGTAAATGCCGCTGCAATTTTGAAGGAATCTTTTAATCGATGGCCGCAATGGATGTGGGCAAATGAAGAAGTAGAACAATTTGTAGAATGGCTAAAGAATATAAATAATACTTTGAGCACTAAAGTCGGGTTTTATGGGATTGATTTATACAGTCTCTTTGAATCGATGGATGAAGTGATACAATTTTTATCTGAAAACCCTAAGTACAAAGCCGATTTTGAGCATGCAAAGAAAGCATTTTCCTGCTTCGAACCTTACAACAGAATGCCTGAGCACTATGCTCTATCCACTGCTCAATTTACGGATGAATGTGTCCGTGAAGTAACAGATTTGCTGAAATCACTGCGAAATAACAAAGAACAGTACTCGAATAAACATGAGGAAGATTTAAATGTCATGATGAATGCGCTTGTCGCGAAAAATGCTGAAACTTATTACCGCGAAATGATGCAGGATGCAATCTCCTGGAATACACGCGATTCACATATGGTGGAAGCGATCAATGAATTATTGAAGTATCACGGTGATGATGCAAAAATCATTATTTGGGAACATAATACACATATCGGAGATGCATCCGCCACAAGCATGAAAGAAGATCAGATGATCAACGTCGGTCAACTTATTCGTGAACAATATGGAATGGACAATACTTTTGCGATCGGCTTCGGGACGTATGAAGGTACGGTCATCGCTGCTGACAGCTGGGGAGATCCTTTGCAAATAATCCAAGTTCCCTCTTCCAAACTCAACACATGGGAAGGACAGCTCCACGCAGCTGGAGGACAAGATAAAATACTGATTTTTACTGATGAGAATCGGAAATTATTCAATGATCGGATTGGCCATCGTGCAATTGGTGTTGTC